The proteins below are encoded in one region of Phaseolus vulgaris cultivar G19833 chromosome 1, P. vulgaris v2.0, whole genome shotgun sequence:
- the LOC137815382 gene encoding uncharacterized protein encodes MDSVLVANEVLEEAKRTKKISVIFKEDYEKAYISGLRQGDPLVPFLFLIVAKGLSIVSRNVVELEAVESLEIGCEKAMLNCFELTSGLKVNYLKSKIGWVGVDSFVIQDFAVILKFDVMKVPFKYLGLPGGECHRRETFWDGVVDGIKSRLGRWKGTSFEGGDQKGGRLLGFLGKKFMSLGKVAGLE; translated from the exons ATGGATAGTGTTCTCGTTGCAAACGAGGTGCTTGAGGAGGCTAAAAGGACAAAGAAGATTAGCGTTATTTTTAAGGAAGACTACGAGAAGGCTTACATCTCT GGTTTGAGACAAGGTGACCCTCTCGTCccctttttatttcttatagTGGCAAAAGGTCTATCAATAGTCTCTAGGAATGTTGTCGAGCTTGAAGCGGTAGAAAGTCTGGAGATCGGGTGTGAGAAG GCAATGTTAAATTGTTTTGAGCTGACATCGGGTTTGAAAGTGAATTACCTGAAAAGCAAAATTGGTTGGGTGGGAGTAGATTCGTTCGTTATCCAGGATTTTGCGGTTATTCTTAAATTTGATGTAATGAAAGTTCCTTTCAAATACTTGGGGTTGCCTGGTGGGGAGTGTCATAGGAGGGAAACATTTTGGGATGGTGTGGTGGATGGAATCAAATCTAGATTGGGAAGATGGAAAG GAACTTCCTTTGAGGGTGGGGATCAGAAGGGAGGAAGATTGCTTGGGTTTCTTGGGAAAAAGTTTATGAGCCTCGGGAAGGTGGCAGGCTTGGAGTAG
- the LOC137813407 gene encoding uncharacterized protein — protein sequence MQPQLSSRINLVELKAQILKRIGAEKSKQYFYYLNRFLSQKLSKTEFDRSCYRVLGRENLPLHNHFIKSILKNACQAKTPPRVQHLTGPPKSGTLVNHASGREDGHELSVVNIQNQNVSIWSNGVVPVSPRKLRSGVRKLKDRLSPLGPNGKVDSVAHQSTATEDSSSKVDMENGILTPCNYQGPTQHLQVVDELPENGMGDSLQRPAEKSSIHGKGPTDVSIIEDGEDVERLSCLNFSRSPLLAPLGIPYCTRSVGGAHKALPVNGTSNFVSCCDSGRLSNTDTLRRRMEQIAAVQGLGGVSMECANTLNNMLDVYLKRLIRSCVNLVGARSANEQRKLPVSKQPIQGKVINGVWPNNHLHVQSAGGGLAEPEAGQGPPHLVSLHDFKVAMELNPQLLGEDWPVQLEKISMRSFEE from the coding sequence ATGCAACCCCAACTCAGTTCAAGAATCAATTTGGTCGAATTAAAGGCGCAGATTTTGAAGAGGATTGGGGCGGAGAAGTCGAAGCAGTACTTTTATTACTTGAACAGGTTTCTGAGTCAGAAGCTGAGCAAGACTGAATTTGATAGGTCATGTTATCGGGTACTTGGCAGGGAGAATCTTCCGTTACACAATCATTTCATAAAGTCAATTCTGAAAAATGCCTGCCAAGCCAAAACCCCACCCCGAGTCCAGCATCTGACAGGTCCTCCAAAATCTGGAACACTTGTCAATCATGCATCTGGTCGAGAGGATGGACACGAACTTAGTGTTGTTAACATCCAAAATCAGAACGTTTCCATTTGGTCCAATGGGGTTGTGCCGGTTTCGCCACGCAAGTTAAGGTCTGGAGTGCGAAAGCTTAAAGATAGACTGAGCCCTCTTGGACCAAATGGAAAAGTTGATTCTGTTGCTCATCAATCCACAGCTACAGAAGACAGCAGTAGTAAGGTTGATATGGAGAATGGAATTCTTACTCCATGCAATTATCAAGGACCTACACAACATCTTCAGGTAGTTGATGAGCTACCTGAGAATGGTATGGGGGATTCTCTTCAGAGACCTGCTGAGAAATCAAGTATACATGGCAAAGGACCAACCGATGTATCAATTATTGAAGATGGGGAAGACGTAGAGCGGTTAAGTTGCCTCAATTTTTCTAGAAGTCCCTTGTTAGCACCACTTGGGATTCCCTACTGCACCAGAAGTGTTGGTGGGGCTCACAAAGCGTTGCCAGTGAATGGCACTAGTAATTTTGTTAGTTGTTGTGACAGTGGTAGATTATCTAATACAGATACATTGAGAAGGCGCATGGAGCAGATTGCCGCAGTACAGGGCCTTGGAGGTGTTTCTATGGAATGTGCAAATACATTGAATAATATGTTAGATGTGTACTTGAAAAGGTTGATCAGATCTTGTGTTAATTTAGTAGGAGCTAGGTCTGCAAATGAACAGAGGAAGCTTCCTGTCTCGAAACAGCCGATTCAGGGGAAGGTCATTAATGGTGTCTGGCCAAATAATCATTTACATGTGCAGAGTGCCGGTGGTGGGCTGGCAGAACCTGAGGCTGGACAAGGACCACCACACTTGGTATCTTTGCATGATTTTAAAGTTGCTATGGAGCTAAATCCACAGCTACTTGGAGAAGATTGGCCAGTACAATTAGAGAAAATTTCTATGCGATCATTTGAGGAATGA
- the LOC137813408 gene encoding probable E3 ubiquitin-protein ligase RHG1A yields the protein MEEYSGRRGVDGVVVPRKGMSHVLRDTANTRERTGQVCSKLSCSSRANTPKVSQVRSSEKGKSPRPLSQSSSSSKEPIRSSSRSTSNPEKRIMEPRKILSSQFEADSSESSSVQDEPEFSELIPPAEENQRGPKSRGGSSESSYASLMEVGSSSTVSNTRSPRNLNQRPGLRGQEIKSSGPVRHAVSSSYGLRNIRCNTISDSTQPGCSSSDSSLNRRKDTIKKRNCEGESSSTVRGKNITGSSLEGRNSGSRNGISISDSGRTRNTPSHRNTSMTPVRTQRSASGHARGRFYSQGNENPLATREFPHSGDVNPHGISCHISMETPLTCSSSSGRPSNSSEQLPCVTPLSPEDDIIHSLINDGDGYRHYSMDSIDGILLALERIQQGRELTHEQILSFGTNLFDNGLNFYDHHRDMRLDIDDMSYEELLALEERMGTVSTALSEEALAESLKRSIYQSPPTHDTDENCNEDKDDIKCCICQEEYVIGDELGDLPCKHRFHVVCIEEWMGLKNWCPICKLSAALSNNSSSPH from the exons ATGGAAGAGTATTCTGGTCGAAGAGGCGTGGATGGGGTGGTAGTCCCTAGAAAGGGGATGAGCCATGTACTTAGAGATACTGCTAATACTAGAGAACGAACAGGTCAAGTTTGCAGCAAATTGAGTTGCAGTAGTAGAGCCAATACTCCCAAAGTTTCTCAAGTCAGATCTTCTGAAAAGGGTAAATCTCCGAGGCCTTTATCCCAGTCCTCTTCAAGTAGCAAGGAACCAATTAGAAGTTCCTCTAGATCTACTAGTAACCCAGAAAAACGAATTATGGAACCTCGGAAAATATTATCCTCTCAGTTTGAGGCAGATTCATCTGAAAGTAGTAGTGTACAGGATGAACCAGAATTTTCAGAGCTCATTCCTCCAGCAGAAGAAAATCAGAGAGGGCCTAAATCCAGGGGGGGAAGTTCAGAGTCTAGTTATGCGAGTCTGATGGAAGTAGGAAGCTCCAGTACAGTATCAAATACTAGATCTCCAAGGAATTTAAATCAAAGACCTGGACTTCGTGGACAAGAAATCAAAAGCAGTGGTCCAGTGAGACATGCTGTTTCAAGCAGTTATGGATTGAGGAACATCAGATGCAACACTATATCTGATAGCACCCAACCTGGTTGTTCATCATCAGATTCAAGTCTTAATAGAAGGAAGGATACAATAAAAAAGAGAAACTGTGAAGGGGAAAGTAGTTCCACTGTCAGAGGGAAGAATATCACTGGGTCTTCACTGGAAGGACGGAATTCTGGCTCCAGAAATGGCATATCTATATCTGATTCAGGAAGAACAAGAAATACACCCTCTCACCGGAATACCAGTATGACACCAGTAAGAACTCAAAGATCAGCTAGTGGTCATGCCAGGGGAAGGTTTTATAGCCAAGGAAATGAAAATCCTTTGGCAACCAGAGAGTTCCCTCATTCTGGTGATGTTAATCCTCATGGCATTTCGTGTCATATTTCTATGGAGACTCCTTTAACATGCTCAAGCTCTAGTGGTAGACCAAGCAATAGCAGTGAGCAGTTACCTTGTGTCACGCCTCTGTCTCCTGAAGATGACATCATTCATTCTCTAATAAATGATGGGGACGGCTATCGACATTACAGTATGGACAGTATTGATGGG aTATTATTGGCCCTTGAGAGGATTCAACAAGGTCGAGAGCTAACCCATGAG CAAATTCTTTCGTTTGGGACCAACTTGTTCGATAATGGATTAAACTTTTATGACCACCACAGAGACATGCGGTTGGATATTGATGACATGTCCTATGAG GAACTCTTAGCTCTAGAAGAGAGGATGGGAACTGTGAGCACAGCTCTATCGGAGGAAGCACTTGCAGAATCTCTTAAAAGAAGTATATATCAGTCTCCACCTACACATGATACAGACGAGAACTGTAATGAGGATAAGGATGACATCAAATGCTGCATTTGCCAG GAGGAATATGTTATTGGTGATGAACTTGGGGACCTGCCATGCAAGCATAGGTTTCATGTGGTTTGCATAGAGGAGTGGATGGGGCTGAAGAACTGGTGCCCTATTTGTAAATTATCTGCAGCACTGTCTAATAATTCATCTTCACCTCATTGA